ACATGGCTGAGCGCGGCGGTGAAATCAAAGAAGTAGCGGTCGAAAACAAATAATTAACTAATCCGGGCAGGTTAGTATAGCCTGCCCGATATTAATCAAGAAATTTTAAAACTATAATAATATAAAATTCGGAGATTTACAATGGATTTGACAACAAAATACATGGGTATGACTCTTAAGTCTCCTTTGGTCGTATCCGCAAGCCCGCTCTCGAAAAATCTGGACGGTATAAAACGTATTGAAGATTCAGGTGCTTCTGCATTTGTGATGTATTCAGTATTTGAAGAACAAATTGAACACGAACAAAAAGAACTGCACTATTTTTCAACAGTCGGAACTGATTCTTTTGCTGAATCACTGAGCTATTTCCCTCAGGTAGAAGAATTTAACTTAGGTCCCGACCAATATCTTGAGCTGATTCGTTCAGCTAAAGACAGCGTTGATATACCTGTGATTGCAAGTATAAATGGTAAGACCGTAGGAGGTTGGACTGATTTTGCAAAGCAAATGCAACAAGCTGGTGCAGATGGCATCGAGCTTAATATTTATAATATTCCAACTTCTATGGACCTGAGTTCACAAGATTTGGAAAATAACTATATTGAAATTCTGAAAGCAGTTAAAAGTGCAGTAACTATACCGGTTGCACTTAAGGTCAGTCCTTTCTTTACAAATTTCGCACACACAGCTAAGAAATTTGACGAAGCCGGAGCTGATGCACTTGTGCTTTTCAATAGATTTTATCAGCCTGATATCAATCTTGAAGAATTGGAAGTCGAGCCTCATATTATATTGAGCAACCCTACTGATTTAAGATTGCCTATGCGCTGGATTGCTATTCTTAAAGGCAAACTATTTGCTGATTTGGCTGCTACTTCCGGCATTCATTATGGTGAAGATGTAATCAAGATGCTGCTTGTAGGTGCTAATGTAACGATGCTTTGCTCAACACTTCTTCGATATGGTGTTGATTACGTGAAAGACATTCAAGAGGAAGTTATTGAATGGATGACTGAACACGAATATGAATCAGTAATGCAGCTTCAGGGAAGTATGAGCCAGATGAATGTGGCTGACCCAAGTTCTTTCGAAAGAGCTCAGTATATGAAAGCTCTTAATAATTATGTACTTAATTATTAGTATTTTTTGACGATATTTATTTGCTCAAAAAAAGCAAATCACTTGATTTTTAGTCTGTCTGAGAAGTAGAAATATTAGCATTGTCATTCTATATATTTATAAAGAATGACGATAAATGCAGAATTTATGACAGGTAAATTTAAAGTGGTTTGCTTTTAAGCATATAAATATTACTTAATATTTGGAAATATGCTGATATTTAGATATATTAGTTTTTGAAAATAATTCACAAAATAAATCTTTTTTGGTTTTAATTTAAAAGATTATCATGGACAAACAATTCATAGAATTAGAAGCTGCAACAATACGATTTGCAGGCGATTCCGGTGACGGTATGCAGCTCTCCGGAACACAATTTTCCGATACGTCGGCAGGGCTTGGTAATGAAGTCAACACATTCCCTGACTATCCATCCGAAATTCGAGCACCGGAAGGTACACTTTACGGAGTGAGCGCCTATCAGGTGCATTTCGGTACATTTAAAACAAATACTCCCGGAGATGAAATTGATGTGCTGGTTGCCATGAATGCATCATCTCTGAAAGTAAATTTAAAGCATGTCAAAAAGCATGGAATTTTGATTCTTAACAAAGCAGGTTTCAAAGATAAAAATCTTAAACTTGCCAAGTACGATTCAAATCCTCTTAATGATGGTTCGCTTGATGGTTTTCAGGTCTTTGCTTATGACATTAACGAAGCGGTTAGAATGGAACTTGAAGGTATGGAACTGCCTTCAAAAATTGTTGACAGAACAAAAAATCTCTATGCTTTAGGTCTTGCTTATTGGTTATTTGACCGTCCAATAGAGCATACAGAAAAATGGTTAAAGAAAAAATTTGGCAAAAAACCTGAAATTTTCGAAGCAAATCTTAAGGTTATCAGAGCCGGATATAATTTCGGAGCTATGAATCAGGATATGGTCGTCAGATATCATATCAAACCTGCTGAAATGGACAAAGGTATTTACAGAAATATTACCGGCAATGAAGCTGTTGCTCTTGGCTTAGTCGCAGCGGCTGATCGCTCAAATATGCCTCTTTTCCTTGGTTCTTATCCAATTACTCCTGCAACTGAAATTTTACATCATATTTCCGGCTATAAGCAATACGGTGTGAAACACATGCAGATGGAAGATGAAATTGGTGGTATTACCTCTGCCATTGGTGCAGCTTATGGCGGTGCTTTAGCTGTAACAACAACAAGTGGACCCGGATTGTCTCTAAAAGTCGAAGCTATGGGCTTGGCTGTAATTCTCGAACTCCCATTAATTATTGTAGATGTTCAGAGAGCAGGTCCAAGTACAGGACTACCAACAAAGCCTGAGCAATCTGACCTTTATATTGCTATGTGGGGTCGCCATGGTGAAGCACCTATGCCGGTTTTGTGCGCCACAAGTTCTACTGACTGTTTTGATATGACTCTTGAAGCGGCAAGAATAGCACTGAAATATATGACACCTGTAATATTGCTGACTGACGGTTATCTTGCTCAAGGCTCTGAGGCATGGAAAATTCCCGACATTAATTCTCTTCCAAGATTTGAAGTGAATTTTGCTACTGAACCTGAGGGATTCCAGCCTTATAACCGTAATCCTGAAACACTCGCAAGAATGTGGGCTATTCCGGGTACTCCTGGCTTGGAACACCGTATTGGTGGCTTGGAAAAAGAAAACGGCTCGGGACTGGTTAGTCATGACCCTATGAATCACCAAAGAATGTGTGAAATCAGAGCTGAAAAAGTTGCTCGAATTGTTGATGACATTCCACTTGCTGAAGTTGATGGTCCTGAATCAGGTGATTTACTTGTAATTAGCTGGGGAAGTACTCACGGAGCTATCAAGAATGCTCTGAAGTCACTAAGAGATAAAGGAAAAACTGTATCGCACGTTAGCTTGAGATACATTAATCCTCTTCCAAAAAATATTGAAGAAATTTTAGGCAGATTCGAAAGAATTTTACTTCCGGAAATGAATCTTGGTCAAATGAAAACGCTTCTGCAAGCTAAATTCATGAAACCAATTATCGGTTATAACAAGATTCAGGGCAACACATTTACAGCCAAAGAAATTGAATTTAAAATTGAAGAATTATTATCGGTAGAGGTGATTTAAAATGACTACATTTGTTGATAATTTGATAAATACCAAGTATGTTGATATCCCGAAATATACTCCTAAGGATTTCAAAGCGGATATTGATGTTCGTTGGTGCGCCGGCTGCGGCGGTTTCTCTATTCTTGCACAAGTTCAAAGAATTATGCCTGAACTTGGCATTCCAAAAGAAAAAATCGCTTTCGTTTCAGGTATCGGCTGCTCGAGCCGTTTCCCTTATTATATGAATGTTTATGGATTTCATGGTATTCACGGCAGAGCACTTGCAATTGCATCAGGATTAAAAGTTGCACGTCCTGATTTATCTGTGTGGGTCGCAACTGGCGACGGCGACTGTATGAGTATTGGTGGTAATCACTTAATTCATGCCAGCAGAAGAAATGTTGATATTAATGTCATTATGTTCAACAACGAAATTTACAGTTTGACAAAAGGTCAGGCTTCGCCTCTTTCAAGAGTAGGACAGAAGACAAAATCATCGCCATTAGGTGTTCTTGACGAGCCATTTAATCCCTCATC
This window of the Ignavibacteriota bacterium genome carries:
- a CDS encoding dihydroorotate dehydrogenase-like protein; protein product: MDLTTKYMGMTLKSPLVVSASPLSKNLDGIKRIEDSGASAFVMYSVFEEQIEHEQKELHYFSTVGTDSFAESLSYFPQVEEFNLGPDQYLELIRSAKDSVDIPVIASINGKTVGGWTDFAKQMQQAGADGIELNIYNIPTSMDLSSQDLENNYIEILKAVKSAVTIPVALKVSPFFTNFAHTAKKFDEAGADALVLFNRFYQPDINLEELEVEPHIILSNPTDLRLPMRWIAILKGKLFADLAATSGIHYGEDVIKMLLVGANVTMLCSTLLRYGVDYVKDIQEEVIEWMTEHEYESVMQLQGSMSQMNVADPSSFERAQYMKALNNYVLNY
- a CDS encoding 2-oxoacid:acceptor oxidoreductase subunit alpha is translated as MDKQFIELEAATIRFAGDSGDGMQLSGTQFSDTSAGLGNEVNTFPDYPSEIRAPEGTLYGVSAYQVHFGTFKTNTPGDEIDVLVAMNASSLKVNLKHVKKHGILILNKAGFKDKNLKLAKYDSNPLNDGSLDGFQVFAYDINEAVRMELEGMELPSKIVDRTKNLYALGLAYWLFDRPIEHTEKWLKKKFGKKPEIFEANLKVIRAGYNFGAMNQDMVVRYHIKPAEMDKGIYRNITGNEAVALGLVAAADRSNMPLFLGSYPITPATEILHHISGYKQYGVKHMQMEDEIGGITSAIGAAYGGALAVTTTSGPGLSLKVEAMGLAVILELPLIIVDVQRAGPSTGLPTKPEQSDLYIAMWGRHGEAPMPVLCATSSTDCFDMTLEAARIALKYMTPVILLTDGYLAQGSEAWKIPDINSLPRFEVNFATEPEGFQPYNRNPETLARMWAIPGTPGLEHRIGGLEKENGSGLVSHDPMNHQRMCEIRAEKVARIVDDIPLAEVDGPESGDLLVISWGSTHGAIKNALKSLRDKGKTVSHVSLRYINPLPKNIEEILGRFERILLPEMNLGQMKTLLQAKFMKPIIGYNKIQGNTFTAKEIEFKIEELLSVEVI